ACGGCGGCCAGTAAACGCAGCGATAAGGTGGCCGATGAAGTAGCGGCGTCCCGGCTTAGTGAGGTAATTACTTTGCAAAGGGCCATCAGCGCCGAGCGTCTAAAGCGCCGCATTGGGCAAACGGTAACGGTGCTGGTGCAGCACCAAGCTAAAAGAACTGATGACTTATTTGGCTATAATGAGTATAATGAGAATGTAGTCTTTAAAGCCGATAATAGCTTAGTAGGGCAATTTGTAAGCGTTAGGGTTAAAAGTGTGAGCGGCCTAACCTTACAGGGCATAGTTGAAAAGTGAAAGTTAAAAACTGATAGTTGACAGACCGTTAATAAATGTTACAATCTTTCAGTTTTCAGTTTTCAGTTTTCAGTTTTCAGTTTTCAGTTTTCAGTTTTCAGTTTTCAGTTTTCAGTTAAAAAAGGAGAAAAGATGCGAGGGATTATCAAAACAATTATTATGATGGCGGTAGCAGGGTTTTTAGCGGTGTTAATTGCTTTAAATGCCGGGCAAACGGTAAATTTAAATTTTATCTTTTTTCGCTTTAATAATGTTTCTTTAAGTGTTGTGCTTATCATCTTTTTTGTAATGGGATTTTTATTTAGTATCCCCTCTATTATCTCCGCTTCGTGGCGTTATCATAAAAAATATTTAAACAAAATAAATAAAGATAACCATAAAGATGACCCTAAAAAAATTAAGCATAACCGCAAAGAAAACGAACTGGTAAAACCTCTTGATGGTACGAAAAATTAATAGTCATGCAAATAGTAGTAAAAATTGGTAACACCAATACCGTGATTGCCCTTTACGGCGCTAAACATTTAGTAGCCAGCAAATATATTGCCAGTGTTAACTTAGAAGCTGTGTGGGACGATTTTGTTAGTAGTTTTGTGGCTAACTATCAAGCTAAAATAACGATTGCCCTAATAGCTAGCGTGGTGCCGGCTAAAACAGCTTTAATAATTAGCAATTTAAAAACACAGCTCAATTGCCCTATAAAATTGGTAAATAACGAGCTATTTGCTAAGTTACCGGTAAAAATAGCTGTTTCTGCCGAGATTGGGGCCGATTTAGTAGCTAACGCCGTAGGCGGCTATAACTTAGGTAAGCTACCCTTTGTGGTGGCCGATTTTGGTACGGCTTTAAGCCTTACTACCGTTGATAAAAACGCTAAAGCGGCCGGCGTGGTGATTGCACCCGGTCTTAATATGGCTATGCAAAGTTTAGATGGCGGTACCGGTCTTTTAAGCAGTGTGCCGTTGGCTTGGCCGCAGCATATTTTAGGGCGCACTACCGAAGAATCGTTGCAGGCCGGTATCGTGGCCGGTTTTGGCCATTTGACGCAGGGCCTTATTAACGATATAGAGGGCGAACTTGGAGAGCCTTGCAGCATAATTTTAACAGGTGGGTTAGCTTTTTTATATAAAGATAAATTCAAGGGCAGCTACGAACCTAATTTAGCCATTGACGGCCTTAACGCTATTGCTTTAGATTTAAAAAATAATAATTAATATTTAAAGATTAAAAATAAATTAATTCTTGGTTCTTAATTTCAAAAAATGGCTTGACAATCTAAAGATTATAGTTTAAAGTAAATCAATAGCAATTACTATTATTGTTCTTAATCTTTAAGAACTCGCTAAAAGATTTTTGACAAAGTTGTAATTTTATGCTATCTTATTTATATTATATTAAAAAGGAGTAAATACTATGAAAAGTTTACAAGGTACTAAAACCGAGCAAAACATTTTAAAAACTTTTGCCGGCGAAAGCCAAGCCCGTAATAGGTACGATTATTTTGCTAAACAGGCCGAAAAAGAGGGGTTAATCCAAATTAGCCACATTTTTGCCGAAACGGCTTTGCAAGAAAAAGAACACGCTAAACGTATGTTTAAATTACTGCAAAGCGGTGCTGGGCTTGAGATTACCGCTATGTATCCGGCCGGTAAAATTGGCAACACAATGGAAAACCTTGAAGAAGCTGCCGGCGGCGAACACGAAGAATGGAGCGATTTATACCCCAGCTTTGCGATGACGGCTCGTTCAGAAGGTTTTGAAGAGATTGCCAAAATTTGGGACCACATTGCCCTTGCCGAAAAACATCACCAAGAACGCTACTTAGCTTTACTAAATATTTTAAAGAGTGGCGGCGCTTTTAAACGTAATGGTAAAGTTACTTGGGTATGTTTAAATTGCGGTTATTTAGAAGAAGCCAGCGAAGAAGCGCCAAAGTCTTGTCCGGCTTGCGCTCACCCGCAAGCTTACTTTGCCGTGTTTAATGAAAAATTTTAAGTAAGTTTAACTTTGATAAAAAGCCTTTCAAAAGAGAGGCTTTTTCATCAATCAACTGCCCTTGACTAGTCCCTCATTTACCCTTACAATTAGGCTATGAATAATAAATATAAGCTCCTCGAAGAAGCTACCCTTCCTGAATACCGCAGCCAAAGTTATTACTATAAACATCTTAAAAGCGGTGCGCACATCTATGTGGTGGAGAATGACGATGAGGAAAACCTCTTTTGTTTAGGTTTTAAAACGCCTGTTAGTGATGACAGCGGCGTAGCCCATATTCTTGAGCACACGGTGCTGTGCGGCAGCCAAAAATATCCCAGCAAAGACCCTTTTGTTAGCCTGCTCAAAAGCAGTATGCAAAGTTTTTTAAATGCTATGACTTATCCCGATAAAACTCTTTATCCCGCCGCCAGCGCAGTAGAGCAAGATTATTTTAACCTATTTAGCGTTTATGCCGATGCCGTCTTTTTTCCTTTATTACGCAAAGAATCTCTTTGGCAGGAAGGCTTTAGGTACCAGCTTAATAACGATGGCAGCGTTAGCGAAAATGGCGTGGTGCTTAACGAAATGAAGGGCAACTATGCTAATATGGAAAATTTTGCCTACGATGAACTTATCAAAGCTCTCTTCCCTACGAATTGTTATAAATTTGACAGCGGCGGTAATCCCGATTTTATTCCAGACTTAACTTATGAAGGATTAAAAGCCTTTCATCAAAGGTATTACCACCCTTCAAATTGCTCTATATTTTTATATGGTAATATCGATAAAGAAAAAAAGCTTAACTTTTTGGCTAATTACCTTGACCAATTTGATGAAATTAAAGTTGATAACCAAATTGAGCTTGAAAAAGATTTTGCCAATATTCAAACTATCTTTAAAAATTTTGCCGGCGATGATGTAGCGTTAGCTACCGTTAGCGTG
The DNA window shown above is from Spirochaetaceae bacterium and carries:
- a CDS encoding type III pantothenate kinase gives rise to the protein MQIVVKIGNTNTVIALYGAKHLVASKYIASVNLEAVWDDFVSSFVANYQAKITIALIASVVPAKTALIISNLKTQLNCPIKLVNNELFAKLPVKIAVSAEIGADLVANAVGGYNLGKLPFVVADFGTALSLTTVDKNAKAAGVVIAPGLNMAMQSLDGGTGLLSSVPLAWPQHILGRTTEESLQAGIVAGFGHLTQGLINDIEGELGEPCSIILTGGLAFLYKDKFKGSYEPNLAIDGLNAIALDLKNNN
- a CDS encoding rubrerythrin family protein, giving the protein MKSLQGTKTEQNILKTFAGESQARNRYDYFAKQAEKEGLIQISHIFAETALQEKEHAKRMFKLLQSGAGLEITAMYPAGKIGNTMENLEEAAGGEHEEWSDLYPSFAMTARSEGFEEIAKIWDHIALAEKHHQERYLALLNILKSGGAFKRNGKVTWVCLNCGYLEEASEEAPKSCPACAHPQAYFAVFNEKF
- a CDS encoding LapA family protein — translated: MRGIIKTIIMMAVAGFLAVLIALNAGQTVNLNFIFFRFNNVSLSVVLIIFFVMGFLFSIPSIISASWRYHKKYLNKINKDNHKDDPKKIKHNRKENELVKPLDGTKN